Proteins encoded by one window of Aliivibrio wodanis:
- a CDS encoding putative cell division protein ZapA, producing the protein MSDVLMTSQAVQVQILGRTIKVNCPAGQEAALKEAAKDLDNRVNELSERTKVTNTEQLLTITSLNICYELHTTKKEANKHSSAVYDRMGLLSTALEAAISTVKPSQTEENTAE; encoded by the coding sequence ATGAGTGATGTATTGATGACAAGCCAAGCCGTGCAAGTCCAAATATTAGGACGCACCATCAAGGTTAACTGCCCTGCGGGTCAAGAAGCAGCGTTAAAAGAGGCCGCTAAAGATTTAGATAATCGTGTAAATGAATTATCAGAGCGAACAAAAGTAACCAATACAGAGCAACTATTAACTATCACTTCGTTGAATATCTGCTACGAGTTACATACGACAAAAAAAGAAGCAAATAAACACTCTTCTGCTGTCTATGATCGTATGGGTTTACTCTCAACGGCCTTAGAAGCAGCAATATCGACAGTTAAACCTAGCCAAACAGAAGAAAATACGGCAGAATAG
- a CDS encoding putative 5-formyltetrahydrofolate cyclo-ligase — MTSRRHIRQMIRNSRNSLSSLQQTQAAHALVLQCAADPNIQQAHSIAIYLSADGEIDTSLLIEWLWKQEKNIYLPVIHPFCKGHLLFLEYTSETLLVANKYQILEPKLNKNKVIPVNELDLIITPLVAFDHTGNRLGMGGGYYDRTLVNWNQYQKGPMPIGIAHTCQQVDILPTESWDVPLPRIITPEKTWHW; from the coding sequence ATGACATCTCGTCGACATATTCGACAAATGATCCGCAACTCTCGTAATTCTCTTTCTTCTTTACAGCAAACCCAAGCTGCTCACGCTCTGGTTTTACAGTGTGCTGCTGACCCTAATATCCAACAAGCTCACTCTATTGCAATATATCTTTCAGCCGATGGTGAAATTGATACCTCACTGCTTATTGAATGGCTTTGGAAACAGGAAAAGAATATTTATTTACCTGTGATCCACCCTTTCTGTAAAGGTCACTTATTATTCCTTGAATACACAAGTGAAACCCTTTTAGTTGCCAATAAATACCAAATTCTAGAACCTAAACTCAATAAAAATAAAGTAATCCCTGTTAACGAACTTGATCTAATTATCACTCCTCTTGTGGCGTTCGATCACACAGGTAACCGATTAGGAATGGGCGGCGGATATTACGATAGAACTTTAGTCAATTGGAATCAATATCAAAAAGGACCAATGCCAATCGGAATTGCTCATACTTGCCAACAAGTAGATATATTACCGACTGAGTCTTGGGATGTTCCTCTTCCTCGTATTATTACTCCCGAGAAAACTTGGCACTGGTAA
- the rpiA gene encoding ribose-5-phosphate isomerase A (phosphoriboisomerase A) — MTQDEMKKAAGWAALEYVKPGSIVGVGTGSTVNHFIDALATMKKEIEGAVSSSVASTEKLKELGIPVFECNDVFSLDVYVDGADEINGKNEMIKGGGAALTREKIVAAISEKFICIVDDTKQVDVLGQFPLPVEVIPMARSYVARELVKLGGDPAYREGVVTDNGNMILDVHNMQITNAKELEDKINSLAGVVTVGLFAHRGADALLVGSPEGVKKFD, encoded by the coding sequence ATGACTCAAGACGAGATGAAAAAAGCAGCTGGTTGGGCAGCGTTAGAATACGTAAAACCGGGTAGCATTGTGGGTGTTGGTACAGGCTCAACAGTAAACCACTTCATCGATGCGCTTGCGACCATGAAAAAAGAAATTGAAGGTGCGGTATCAAGCTCTGTGGCATCAACTGAAAAGTTAAAAGAGTTAGGCATCCCAGTCTTCGAATGTAATGATGTTTTCAGTCTTGACGTTTATGTTGATGGCGCAGATGAAATCAATGGTAAAAACGAGATGATCAAGGGTGGTGGTGCAGCTCTAACTCGTGAAAAAATTGTTGCTGCAATTTCTGAAAAATTCATTTGTATTGTTGATGATACAAAACAAGTCGACGTTTTAGGTCAATTCCCTCTTCCTGTAGAAGTTATCCCAATGGCTCGCTCTTACGTAGCTCGTGAGTTAGTTAAACTTGGTGGTGATCCTGCATACCGTGAAGGCGTAGTCACAGATAATGGTAATATGATCTTAGATGTACACAATATGCAGATCACTAACGCTAAAGAATTAGAAGATAAAATCAATAGCCTTGCAGGCGTTGTCACTGTCGGTTTATTTGCCCACCGTGGCGCAGACGCCCTACTAGTTGGTTCTCCTGAAGGCGTAAAAAAATTCGATTAA
- the serA gene encoding D-3-phosphoglycerate dehydrogenase, whose amino-acid sequence MAKVSLEKEKIKILLLEGLHPSCVEVFQADGYTNIEYHKGSLSEEELLEAVKDVHFIGLRSRTQLTQEVFDAANKLVAVGCFCIGTNQVNLTAAAKRGIPVFNAPFSNTRSVAELVLGQILLLLRGIPEKNAQAHRGVWKKSADASFEARGKRLGIVGYGHIGTQLGILAENLGMRVYYYDIENKLSLGNATQISTMSELLNKCDVISLHVPETAGTKDMMGAEEFARMKPGAIFINAARGTVVKIPDLCDALESGHLGGAAIDVFPTEPKTNAEPFESPLQKFDNVILTPHVGGSTQEAQENIGVEVAGKLTKYSDNGSTLSSVNFPEVSLPLHTDTSRLLHIHENRPGILTSINRIFADEGINIAAQYLQTSAEMGYVVIDVETARSEEALVQLKAIEGTIRARILH is encoded by the coding sequence ATGGCAAAAGTATCTCTGGAAAAGGAAAAAATTAAAATTCTTCTTTTAGAAGGGTTGCACCCATCTTGCGTTGAAGTATTTCAGGCTGACGGTTACACAAACATTGAATACCACAAAGGTTCATTGTCAGAAGAAGAACTTCTTGAAGCGGTAAAAGATGTTCATTTCATTGGCTTACGATCTCGAACTCAACTTACCCAAGAAGTCTTTGATGCTGCTAATAAATTAGTTGCTGTGGGTTGTTTCTGTATTGGTACAAACCAAGTTAACTTAACAGCAGCAGCAAAACGCGGTATTCCTGTCTTTAACGCGCCATTCTCAAATACTCGTAGTGTCGCTGAATTAGTGCTAGGACAAATTTTATTACTGCTTCGAGGCATCCCAGAAAAAAATGCCCAAGCTCACCGTGGCGTTTGGAAAAAAAGTGCAGATGCTTCTTTTGAAGCGAGAGGCAAACGTTTGGGTATTGTAGGTTATGGACATATCGGTACTCAATTGGGGATCTTAGCTGAAAATCTAGGTATGCGTGTTTACTACTATGATATTGAAAACAAATTATCACTAGGTAATGCAACTCAGATCTCAACCATGAGTGAATTACTTAATAAGTGTGATGTTATTTCTCTTCACGTACCAGAAACTGCTGGCACAAAAGACATGATGGGCGCTGAAGAATTTGCTCGTATGAAGCCAGGTGCCATCTTTATCAATGCTGCTCGCGGCACGGTAGTGAAAATACCTGATTTATGTGATGCTCTTGAGTCGGGGCATCTAGGAGGGGCTGCTATTGATGTATTCCCTACAGAGCCAAAAACAAATGCTGAACCATTTGAATCTCCATTACAAAAGTTTGATAATGTCATTCTTACCCCACATGTTGGTGGATCAACTCAAGAAGCTCAAGAAAATATTGGCGTTGAAGTTGCTGGTAAATTAACTAAGTATTCAGATAACGGCTCTACTTTATCATCTGTTAACTTTCCTGAAGTATCTCTTCCATTGCATACAGATACCTCGCGTCTACTTCATATTCATGAAAATCGCCCAGGTATCCTAACGAGTATTAACCGTATTTTTGCTGATGAAGGCATTAACATTGCAGCACAATATCTACAAACATCAGCAGAAATGGGCTATGTAGTTATTGATGTTGAAACCGCTCGTTCAGAAGAAGCACTCGTTCAACTAAAAGCAATCGAAGGCACAATCCGAGCTCGAATCCTGCACTAA
- a CDS encoding putative exported protein — MKKIISALCLSACLSPSAFASSPEFPHLEISGKGEVMVVPDMAQFSVDVVETKTTAEKAKQAADKAVTSFLARLEVQGVKRENINSGNIRLTPEYRYPKGKKPELVGYKAIRNITVTVMDLNKLNGYLDKALGDGINRINHIELKTSKEKEYIEAARLEAIKDANEKANSLAKGFGTEVKGVWKVSYHNNYSQPVLMKSMRMDAAPNITESYQDTQMVISDSVSVVYRLKD; from the coding sequence ATGAAAAAAATCATTAGTGCTTTGTGTTTATCAGCTTGCTTATCTCCTTCTGCATTTGCTTCTTCACCCGAGTTTCCTCATTTAGAAATATCAGGGAAGGGAGAAGTGATGGTTGTACCTGATATGGCTCAATTCTCAGTTGATGTAGTTGAGACTAAAACAACCGCCGAAAAAGCAAAGCAAGCAGCAGATAAAGCGGTGACTAGCTTTTTAGCTCGTTTAGAGGTTCAAGGAGTAAAACGAGAAAATATTAATAGTGGAAATATTCGTTTAACCCCAGAGTACCGTTATCCAAAAGGGAAAAAGCCAGAACTTGTAGGGTATAAGGCTATTCGTAATATTACTGTTACAGTAATGGACTTAAATAAGTTAAATGGCTATCTAGATAAGGCGCTAGGAGATGGCATCAATCGTATTAATCATATTGAGTTGAAGACCAGTAAAGAAAAAGAATACATTGAAGCTGCGCGTTTAGAGGCGATTAAAGATGCAAATGAAAAAGCTAATTCATTAGCTAAAGGCTTTGGTACTGAAGTGAAAGGTGTGTGGAAAGTGTCTTATCACAATAACTACAGCCAACCAGTATTAATGAAAAGTATGAGAATGGATGCTGCGCCAAATATAACCGAAAGTTATCAAGATACTCAAATGGTGATTTCTGATTCGGTATCAGTTGTTTATCGTCTTAAAGATTAA
- the mscS gene encoding small-conductance mechanosensitive channel, producing MVEQDSVTDLATTSVANLEHWLTSNSELFITYGVNIISALAILFIGNIIVKKVAGSVAKVLEKKKMDKAVIDFIHTLVRYLLFIIVLIAALGKVGVQTASVVAVIGAAGLAVGLALQGSLSNFAAGVLIVAFRPFKSGDYVEIGGVAGSVDSIQIFQTILTTPDNKMVVVPNGGVIGSPITNYSRHATRRVDHVIGVSYSADLKKTKEVITKVLESDERVLKTPAPTVGVVALADSSVNFVVRPWCKTEQYWDVYFDTLQAIKEGLDKEGIEIPFPQMDVHLNKVD from the coding sequence ATGGTAGAACAAGATTCAGTTACAGATTTAGCGACAACAAGTGTGGCTAATTTAGAGCATTGGCTGACTAGCAATTCAGAGCTGTTTATTACTTATGGTGTAAACATTATTTCAGCCTTAGCAATTCTTTTTATCGGTAATATTATCGTTAAGAAAGTTGCTGGCAGCGTAGCAAAAGTACTTGAAAAAAAGAAAATGGACAAAGCGGTTATCGACTTTATTCATACATTGGTTCGTTACCTTTTATTCATTATCGTATTAATTGCTGCGTTAGGTAAAGTTGGTGTTCAAACTGCTTCTGTTGTTGCGGTTATTGGTGCGGCAGGTCTAGCTGTTGGTCTTGCTCTTCAGGGTTCATTATCAAACTTTGCTGCAGGTGTGTTGATTGTTGCATTCCGTCCATTTAAATCTGGCGATTATGTTGAGATTGGTGGTGTTGCCGGTTCTGTTGATTCAATCCAGATCTTCCAAACTATTCTAACTACTCCTGATAATAAAATGGTTGTAGTACCAAACGGTGGTGTTATTGGTAGCCCTATAACAAACTACTCTCGTCATGCTACTCGTCGTGTTGATCATGTTATTGGTGTTTCTTACAGTGCTGATCTAAAGAAAACGAAAGAAGTTATTACAAAAGTACTTGAGTCTGATGAGCGAGTATTAAAAACACCAGCACCAACAGTTGGTGTTGTTGCTCTTGCTGATTCATCGGTAAACTTTGTTGTTCGTCCATGGTGTAAAACTGAGCAATATTGGGATGTATACTTTGATACGCTACAAGCGATTAAAGAAGGTCTTGATAAAGAAGGTATTGAGATCCCATTCCCACAAATGGATGTTCATTTAAATAAAGTAGATTAA
- a CDS encoding UPF0246 protein: MLIVVSPAKTLDYETPLPTQIHTQPDFITDSAELIEVCKQLTPLDISGLMKVSDKIASLNAVRFEEWSTNFTQDNARQALFAFKGDVYTGLDANSLTSDDIDYAQTHLRMLSGLYGLLKPLDLMQPYRLEMGTKLANQRGVNLYQFWGSSITQKLNQVIAEQGDDTLINLASNEYFKAVKPKELTAKVITPVFKDCKNGQYKIISFYAKKARGLMARYIIENRISSVEDLKQFSVDGYYFVAAESTGEQLVFKREEQIK; the protein is encoded by the coding sequence ATGCTTATCGTCGTTTCTCCAGCTAAAACTCTTGATTATGAAACTCCATTACCAACACAAATCCATACTCAGCCTGATTTTATTACAGATTCAGCGGAACTTATTGAAGTTTGTAAGCAGTTAACGCCATTAGATATTTCGGGGTTAATGAAAGTGAGTGATAAAATTGCAAGTTTGAATGCAGTACGATTTGAAGAGTGGTCAACGAATTTTACTCAAGACAATGCTCGTCAGGCTTTATTTGCTTTTAAAGGTGATGTGTATACCGGCTTAGACGCAAATAGTTTAACAAGTGATGATATTGATTATGCTCAAACACATTTACGTATGCTTTCTGGGTTATATGGTTTGTTAAAGCCACTGGATCTGATGCAGCCTTATCGTTTAGAGATGGGAACGAAGCTTGCTAACCAGCGCGGAGTAAACTTATACCAATTTTGGGGCAGTTCAATTACTCAAAAATTAAATCAAGTTATTGCAGAGCAAGGTGATGATACCTTGATTAACTTAGCATCAAATGAATATTTTAAAGCGGTTAAACCAAAAGAGCTCACGGCTAAGGTGATTACACCTGTTTTTAAAGATTGTAAAAATGGACAATATAAAATCATTAGTTTTTATGCGAAAAAAGCGAGGGGATTAATGGCTCGTTATATTATAGAAAATCGTATATCTAGTGTTGAAGATCTAAAGCAATTCTCGGTTGATGGCTATTACTTTGTCGCTGCTGAATCAACAGGTGAGCAACTTGTTTTTAAAAGAGAAGAACAAATAAAATAA
- a CDS encoding putative amino-acid transporter yields the protein MTSFINLLNDLLWGSVLVYLLVAIGIYFTVRLGFIQFRHFGHMFSVLKNSRKSDPSGISSFQALCTSLAARVGTGNMAGVAVALTAGGPGAIFWMWLIAMLGMATSFAESTLAQLYKTRDDEGNYRGGPAYYMEKGLGMRWMGVLFSVFLIIAFGLVFNAVQANSIVGAMQTAFGWQPLYVGIAIVIMSAVVIFGGFRTIARTAEIIVPVMALAYLAIALFIMLTNIEKLPGVVALIFKSAFGLQEAAAGGLGYAIAQAMINGIKRGLFSNEAGMGSAPNAAASATPYPPHPASQGYVQMLGVFMDTIVICSSTVAIILMSGEYVPHGEVTGIELTQLALTSQVGDWGGIFIAVAIFFFAFTSIIANYSYAETNLIFLEHNHKAGIGIFRVVVLGMVMFGALSSLPTVWALADVSMGLMAIVNLIAISLLSGTVIKLAKDYNKQLDEGKVPTFDSNDYPELHSQLEEGIWDNSKKN from the coding sequence ATGACAAGTTTTATTAATTTATTGAACGACCTATTATGGGGTTCTGTACTTGTGTATCTGTTAGTCGCCATTGGTATCTATTTCACTGTTCGATTGGGGTTCATTCAATTCCGTCATTTTGGTCATATGTTTTCAGTATTAAAGAACAGTCGAAAATCAGATCCATCAGGTATTTCATCATTCCAAGCATTATGTACAAGTTTAGCTGCTCGTGTTGGTACAGGTAATATGGCTGGTGTTGCAGTGGCATTAACGGCTGGTGGCCCAGGTGCTATTTTTTGGATGTGGCTGATAGCAATGTTAGGTATGGCTACATCTTTTGCAGAAAGTACTTTAGCGCAGTTATATAAAACAAGAGATGATGAGGGTAACTATCGTGGCGGCCCAGCGTATTACATGGAGAAAGGCTTAGGAATGCGCTGGATGGGCGTCTTATTCTCAGTCTTTTTGATCATTGCTTTTGGTTTGGTATTTAATGCCGTACAAGCAAACTCAATTGTTGGAGCAATGCAAACTGCTTTTGGATGGCAGCCACTCTATGTGGGTATCGCGATCGTAATTATGTCTGCAGTTGTTATTTTTGGCGGCTTTAGAACAATTGCTCGTACTGCTGAGATAATCGTGCCTGTAATGGCTCTTGCATATTTAGCGATTGCATTATTTATTATGTTGACCAACATTGAAAAGTTACCGGGAGTCGTTGCTTTGATTTTTAAAAGTGCTTTTGGTCTTCAAGAAGCTGCCGCTGGTGGCTTAGGTTACGCTATCGCACAAGCAATGATTAATGGTATTAAACGTGGTTTGTTCTCTAATGAAGCAGGTATGGGGTCGGCACCAAATGCTGCTGCTTCAGCAACACCATATCCACCACATCCAGCATCACAGGGTTATGTGCAAATGCTAGGTGTATTTATGGATACAATCGTAATTTGCTCGTCAACCGTAGCTATTATTTTGATGTCTGGTGAATACGTACCTCACGGAGAGGTTACTGGGATTGAATTAACTCAACTTGCATTGACAAGCCAAGTCGGAGATTGGGGCGGTATTTTTATTGCTGTTGCGATTTTCTTTTTCGCGTTTACTTCAATCATTGCTAATTATTCTTATGCTGAAACTAATTTGATCTTCTTAGAGCATAATCATAAAGCAGGCATTGGTATATTCCGTGTTGTTGTATTAGGCATGGTTATGTTTGGTGCTTTATCATCATTGCCAACAGTGTGGGCACTAGCCGATGTATCTATGGGGTTAATGGCTATTGTTAACTTGATTGCTATTTCATTATTGTCAGGTACGGTGATAAAGCTAGCCAAAGATTACAATAAACAACTTGATGAAGGTAAAGTTCCTACTTTTGATAGTAATGACTACCCAGAGTTACACTCACAGCTTGAAGAAGGCATTTGGGATAACAGCAAAAAGAATTAA